Genomic DNA from Candidatus Rokuibacteriota bacterium:
CACACAGATACGGCTGAAGTCAAGACTTTTCTGCGAGTGCGAAAATAGCGTGCCCTGCGCGAGAAACGCTGGCAGGACCGACGGGCAACCCCGGCGAGGCTTTACCGCGTGGCTACTGGCTTATCTTCCGAAATGGCTGCCCGCCGAACGCGCGGGACGCGGCGGGGACCTGGCTGGCCGAGCCCACCCTCCCGCTGGGAGCCGGTCGGAGTAACAGGGTTGAATGCTCGCGCGCCCTGACAGCTCGCCCACGATTGCGGGTTCCTCTCCGAGCGCGGGCTTGGCCCGCGCAATCAACTCGGGCCTCGCGCGGCGGGGGGCCTGCCTCACGGCATGGCCGACCCCGCCACGCTCGAACGACCGGGGGGAGGTCCGGAAGGGGGGCGCAGTCCCCCTCCCAGGTGGTTTCGAGCGCGGGCTTCGCCCGCGCAAGCGGTGGGGGAGGCCTCGGAGGGGGCCCGGGTACCCACGCCGAAGGCGTGGGTGTCCCCCTCCGACTATCTATCGGAGGTACTGGTTCAGCAGGCCCGCGTCCACGATCTGGTACGTGAAGATGCCCTTGATCGGGAGCACGCCCTTCGACACCGAATCGGGGACGGGTGGGAACGGCTGGGCGAGCTTGATGGCGTTGAGCGCGTAGAGGTCCAGGACCTGGACGCCGGAGGAGCGCCGGAGCTCGACGGCCTCGAGGTCGCCGCTCTTGGCGATGGCGAAATCGATGACGAGCTGGCCCCCGATCCCCCGCTCGCCGGCCTCGCGCGGGTAGATCCACTTCGACTTGATCTGCCGACGCACCTTCTCGAAGTAGTCCGTGTAGCGGAGGTCAGCGGTGTCCAGGGGGATCGGCTCGCCCTCGAGACCGCCGCGCCCGCGCCTGATCCCGCCGACGCCACCCGAACCGGGTCGGGGCGGGAGCGCGGAGAGGTCGGTCTTCGACCCGCCGGGAGCGACCCTGGGCCCCTCGGGCTCGGCGGGCGCGGCCGACGCAGGAGCCGCAGGCCTGGCTTCGGGCTCCGGGAGGCGCTGAGCCTCGGGCTCCTTGGGCGCAGGGCTCGGCGGCCTCACGGGCTCGGGCGCCAGAGGCGCTTCGGCCTTCGCCACCACCGCGGGCTCGGGTGCCGGAAGCGGCTCTGCCTTCGCCACGACGGTGGGCTCGGGGGCCCTGACAGGCTCGGGCGCGGGCGGCGGGGGCTTGGGAGCTGCGGGGCGCGGAGCCTCGGCCTTCGGTGCGGGCCTGGGCGTCGCCGCCTTCGGCTTCGCGGCGACCGCGGGCCCGGCTGGACGGGCCGGCATCCCTCGGGGAGCGGGCTCCTCGGGCTCAACGGGCGCGAGCTCGACGATCACGGGCTCCCCCTTCCTGACGACGAGAGGGAGCCAGGACCGCGCCGACAGCGCGAGGGCGACGAGCGAGAGGTGGAGGACGAGGGAGCAGGCCGCTCCGACAGCCAGCCGGCGAGCGGAATCCCCCCCCACCAGAGGCGGCGTCATGCCGGCCTCATTATCCCACGCCCTGCGGCGGGAGTCGAAGCCCGGACCCCGGCTCCGTCTACTAGGACGATCGGAGGGGAGCTACGCCCCCCCCTCCGAGCATTTCTACAGCTCACGCCCGAGGGCTCGCACCAGCGGCCGCAGCTCTTCCATCAGCCGCGCGAACCGGTCCGGCTTGAGCGACTGCGGCCCGTCGGACAGCGCCTCCTCGGGCTTGTTGTGGACCTCGATGATCAACCCGTCCGCGCCCGCCGCCAGCCCGGCGCGGGCCATCGGCACCACGTACTGCCAGTGGCCTGTGCCGTGGCTCGGGTCCACCAACACCGGCAGGTGCGAGAGCTTCTTGACCACCGGCACCGCGTTCAGGTCCAGGGTGTAGCGCGTCGAGGTCTCGAACGTCCGGATTCCGCGCTCGCAGAGGATCACGCGGGGGTTGCCGCCGCTCAGGATGTACTCGGCCGACAGGAGCCACTCCTGGATGGTCGTGGCCATGCCACGCTTGAGGAGCACGGGCTTGCCGCACTCGGCGACCCGCTTGAGGAGGGAGAAGTTCTGGACGTTGCGGGCCCCGACCTGAACGATGTCGGAGTGCTCGGCGACGACCTCCACCTTGTCGGGCTCCATCACCTCCGTCACCACCGGGAGCCCCGTCAGCTTGCGCGCCTCGGCGAGGAGCTTGAGCCCTTCCTCCTCCAGCCCCTGGAACGTGTAGGGAGACGTCCGCGGTTTGAAGGCCCCGCCCCGGAGGATCGACGCCCCCGCCGCCTTTGCCTCCCGCGCGACGGCGAGGAGCTGGTCCCGCGACTCCACCGAGCAGGGACCCGCCATGACCACCACGCGGCGGCCACCGATCACGACCCCGTCCACCTCGATCTGCGTGTCGTCAGGATGGATCTCGCGGCTCGCGAGCTTGAAGGGCTGGAGGATCCTGACCACGGACTCCACGCACTCGAGGGACTCGAGCGCCTGGAGCCGTTCCTTCCCCCGATCGTCGCCGACGGCGCCGATAATGGTCCTCGCCTCCCCCCGGCTCACGTGGGGCCGGTAGCCCATCTCCTGGATCCGACGCGACACGTTCTCGATGTCCTCTTCGGTCGCCCTGGGCTTCAGCACAATCACCATCGCTCCCTCCCGGCCACGGCAAAATAAAACGGCCGCTAACCCTGTGGCCCGCGGCCGCCGTAATCTTCCGCCACGGGCCGGCGATCCGTCCGCCCGTGGCTCTGTTTTGGATCGGCTTAACGCCTCAGAGCCGATGGGCGGACGTGGGCAAAGTAGAAAAAGTAGGCCCGCCAGCCCTGCGCGGTTGCCTTGCCCATCGCTGCCACCGACTCACTCCTCCTTGGAAAAAGGTAACCCTTACTCTATGAACCCGCGACCGGCCTTGTCAAGCCCTATTTCCGGTCTCGGAGTGGCGCCGGAACCAACCCACGATCTGGTGGCGGTAGTAGTAGAGCGGGATCGCGACCGCCGCCGCGAGCGCGGTGAGGAGCGCCAGATGGACGTACTGCCCCGCAGCCGTCTTCGCGCCCTGGGCGGAGAGCACCCACGTGCCGGGCATCCGGCCCAGGGTGGAGACCACCACGAAGACCCACACCGGCATGGGACTGATCCCGAACAGGTAGGAGACGATATCCTTGGGGAAGCCCGGGATCAGGTAGATGATGAACGCGAGGATCGCCCCTTCCGCCTCGACGATGAAGCCCAGCCGCCCCCACAGGTGGTCGGTGACGAACCGGCGCAAGAACGAAGCCCCCACCCAGCGGCCGATCCAGAAGGCCGCCATCGTCCCGACGGTGAGCCCGACGGTCGAGTAGACGAATCCCAGGGCCAGGCCGAAGAGGTAGCCCCCGAGGATGCCCGTGGCCTCCCCGGGGATGGGTGAGAGCACCACTTGGAGGGCTTGAATCGCGATGAAGACCGCCGGGGCGAGCCAGCCGGCGGACTGGAGCGTCTCCCGGAGATAAACGGGGTCCCGGTAGAGTCGGAGCAGGAACAGGTAGGTCGGGGAGTCGGGCGTCATTCGCCAGACCGTCACGACCAGGAGGAGGGCGAGCAGCCCCAGGCCGATGACCCAGCGGAGCTTTTGGTTCACCTCACCACCGCCGTCGACGTTGCCGGCATCACCTGTCCGTCCCGGGAGCGACCGAAGTTGCCGTAGCGCGGCCACCAGTACTCCCTGAGCGGCGATCGGTTGGCCAGGGCCGCCACGCCGCCGAACCAGCGGCTCGGAAGCCCGCTCGCGAGCAACTGGCCGAGGCCGAGCTGCAGGTACGCCCACCGGTAGCGACCCACCAGCCGACGGTAGTGAGCGAGCCCGTCCACAACCGTGAGGGCCCCGTCGATGATCCGCTGGACGATCCGCGCGCACTGCTCCCCGAAGTAGAGCGCGGGGCGGATCCCCTCGGCGGTCAGCGGCAGGCACTGGCCCGCGGCGTCGCCGACGGCGAAAATGCGGCCGGAGGTCGGACGGAGCATCCGGTTCGGGAAGTAGGTGCCGTGGTAAGTCGTCGGCGCCTCGGCCATCGTCGCGAGGAAGCGGTCGAGCCGCGGTCGGAGCTTGGTGTTCCCCGCGTAGCTCCCGAGCCCGATGAGGCTCCCCCGCCCCACGGGGAAGATCCACCCGAGGCCGTGGGGGATCACGCGGTCATCCAGCCAGAGGACGAGGCCATCCTCGCTGAAGCCGGTGCGCGTCTCCAGGCCGAACGAAAACCCGTTGGTGGGCGACGCCACGGATCCCCCGTTGATCAGCACGCGGCGCCAGCCCGAGCAGTCCACGACGACAGGCGCCCTGAACGACCCCTCCATCGTGACGACGGCCTCGTTTCGAACCCCCGTCACGCCGACCCTGAGAAACCGCGCCCGGCACTGGTCGAGGAGCCCGCGGCAGAACTTCTCGTAGTCGAAGGTGCAGAAGGGGACGGCGGAGATGTCGTAGACGACGGTGCGCGTGGGAGACCTGACGACCAGGCGATCGTGGACCGCGAGGATGCTCTCCTCTACCCCGAACGCCCGGGGGATCCAGAGCGGCGTGCCGCACGCCGACGTCTGGACGGTGCCGACCTCGTTCCGGTCCAGGAGAAGCACCTCACCCCGTAGCCGCCTGGCCACCGCCAGCCCGGCGAAGCTCGCCCCCACGATGATCGCGTCATAGTCCCGGACCGCCATGCCGTTAGTATTTCCTACCTCAGCCAGGGCCGGGATGCAAGCGAGATCGCCCGCGCGCTCACACCGGCTGCCTGAGGTCCCGGACCCGCTGCGCCTTGCCGACGCTCCGCTCGAGCGTCCTGGGCGGCAGCACCGTCACCTCCACCGTGACCCCGAGCGCCTCGTGGAGCCGCCGGCGAAGCCGTGCCGCGAGCGCCTCCATGGCCTCGGCTCCCGCCCCGGACACCTCCGCCGCCGCCTCCACCTGCACCTCCAGACGGTCCAGCGCCCGCTCCCGCCGGACCACCAGCAAGTAGTGGGGCTCCGCCCCCGGCGTCGCCAGCAGCACGTGCTCGACCTGCGAGGGGAACACGTTCACCCCCCGGATGATCAGCATGTCGTCCGTCCGCCCCGTGATCCGCCCGATGCGCCGGGACGTCCGCCCGCACCGGCAGGGCTCAGCGAGCAGCATCGAGAGATCACCCGTCCGGTAGCGGAGCAGCGGCAGCGCCTCCTTCGTCAGCGTCGTGAACACCAGCTCCCCCGGCGTCCCCGGCGGCAGCGGCGCGAGCGTCGCGGGGTCGATCACCTCCACCAGGAAATGATCCTCCTGCACATGCATCCCGCTCTGCTCGAGACACTCGACCGCCACCCCCGGTCCGATCACCTCCGAGAGCCCGTAGCAGTTCAACGCCGTCAGGCCGAGGCGGGCCTCGATCTGCTCGCGCATCGCGTCGGACCAGGGCTCGGCCCCGAAGAACCCCACCCGCAGCCTGAGCGCCCCGCGCGCGATCCCCGCCTCTGCCAGCGCCTCGCCGAGGTGCAAGCTGTACGAGGGCGTGCAGCAGAGCACGGTCGCACCGAAGTCGCGCAGCGCCACGAGCTGGCGCTCGGTGAAGCCGCCCGACAGGGGCACGACGGCCGCCCCGAGCCGCTCCGCGCCGTAGTGAAAGCCCAGGCCCCCGGTGAAGAGCCCGTACCCGTACGCGTTGTGAACCACGTCGCCCGGGCCGACCTCGCCCGAGGCGAGGGTCCGCGCCATCACCTCCGTCCACACCTCGAGGTCGCCCCGGCTGTACGCCACCACGGTCGGCTTGCCCGTGGTTCCCGAGGAGGCGTGCACCCGCACGACCTCGCGCAGCGGGACGGCGAGGAGCCCGAAGGGGTAATGGTCCCGGAGGTCCGCCTTCTGGGTGAACGGGAGCCGTCGCACGTCCTCGAGGGAGCGGATGCTCTCCGGCTTGACGCCCGCGGCCTCAAGCCGCTCCCGGTAGAAGGCGACCCGCTCGTACACCCGGTGCGCCAGCGAGCGAAGCCGCTCGAGCTGGAGCCGCTCCAGCCCCGCGCGAGACATCCGCTCCATCTCGGGGCGCTGCGCCATCGTCAGCGTTCCTCCCTTCCGGTGGCTCGACCTCGCACACGCCGGACGAGCCACCACTGTACACCCCTTCCGAGCCAAAGGGCGAGAGCCGCCGCACGCCCGCGGAGGAACCGGGTCCCGACCGCGGACCGGAACGGGGGCTCAGCCGCGGAGGGCCAGGCCCAGCAAGACGATGAGCAGGACGATCAGGAGGTTGAGGCGCGCGATCCAGCTCGCGCGTCTGGGCGGGCCGGCGACGTCGGCGGGCAACCTGATCGCCCGCGGGCCCAGGACGAAATCGTGGAGCACGCTGAGGCCGAGCGCCAGGAGGACGAGCGCGGCTTTGACGTGGAACGCCGGGGCGCGGAGCATCCAGGGGTGGAAGTAGAGGTTGGCGATGCCCGTCACGACGAGGACGGCCAGCGCGATCCAGCCGACCGTTCTGAAGCGCCTGCCGCTCTGGCTGATGAGGTCAGCGCGAAGGCGCGGGTCCTGGACGCCCCGGGCGACAGGGACCAGGACGAGGGCGATGAAGAGCATCCCGCCCAACCAGGTCACGGCCCCCAGCACGTGGAGCCAGCGGGCAGCTAGCTCCACGCCTCAGCACCCCGCGGGGTGAGCCGCGCCTCGATCGGCTCAGCGGCGGGCGCCGACAATCCCAGCCGGCACCGCCGACTCTCTTCGGTCATCCCGGGCACTATACGAGCAACTATACTGCGAACGTCCGGGGGCGTGCCAGCCGAACGTCGCCGTCATCTGGCGCGCGCTGCGCGGCTGCCCAGCAGGACCCGGGTGCCGCTGCGGGCGACGATCGCGCCGGGGTCACCGCCGAGACGAGGGCGCCAGAGATCGAGCCGGCTCTCCTCGGTGATGAGCCAGACCGGCTTATCCGAGCGCCACCACCCCACGACCTCCGCATCCCCGACGAAGCGATCACGGCCGATTCCACGCGAGCGCACGGCAAACTCGGTCTCCGGCTGCGCGAGCCAGCGCACCGGAAGATCGTAGATGTCGGGAACCGCCGCGGTGATGACGTGCAGCGCGGCGGCAACGAGGAGGAGGACGGCCGGGGCCAGCCTCACCGAGCAGACGGAGCGGACATTCCCCCCAGCAGGGGCCGGATCCGTTCCAGGAGGAGACGAGCGGCCTCCACCGGGCTACCCTCGAGGAACTCGCGCCGCCGCGCCGGGCCCTTCGCCTGCCAGACATCGGCCACGACGGTCGGCGACCCCTTGAAGCCGAGCCACTCCCCATCGAGGCCGAGATCCCCTGCGGTCCAGGTGGTGACTGCCTGAGCGCTCCGCCGGTAGTCCATGTCCATGAACCGGGGCTCGTTGATCCCGAGCTTCACCGAGACCACCGCCGGAAGCGGCGCGGCGACGACCTCGCGGCCGCCTCGAATCTCGCGCTCTCCGACCAGACGGCCGTCCTCGCGCACGGAGAGCTCGGTCGCGTAGGTGATCTGCGCCACGCCGAGCCACTCGGCGATGCCCTGGGGCACCTGGCCCGTGGCCCCGTCGCTCGACTCCTCCCCGCAGAGGACGAGGTCCCAGACGCCGATCCGCTCGATCGCCTTGGCGAGCGCATACGTCGTCGCGAGCGTATCGGCGCCACCGAAGGCGCGGTCCGAGAGGAGGAACGCGCGGTCAGCGCCCATGGCGAGCCCGATCTGGAGACAGGGACCGGCGAGAGGCGGCCCCATGGAGAGGAGCGACACGGTGCCGCCGTAACGCTCGCGGAGCGCGAGGGCCAGCTCGATGGCGTTCATGTCGGGAGGGTTCAGCTCCGACCGCGCCCGCGCCCGGTCGATGGTCCGGGTCTCGGGGTTCACGGAGACCTCCTCCGGCTTCGGCACCACCTTGACGCAGACGATGATGTCCAGCGGCCTCACAGCCCTCGCTCCCTCCGAAGCTCGGCAATCACGGTCTCGACCACGGGGAAGAGGTCGTCCACCACACAGAGGTCTGCCTCCTCGAAGATCGGCGCATCGCGGTCGGAGTTGATGGCGACAATGCACTCGGCGCCCTTGATGCCGACGGTGAACTGGGTGGCGCCGCTCACCCCGCAGACGATGGCCAGCTTGGGCCGGGTGACGAACCCTGTCTGGCCGATCTGGCGATCGCGGCCGATCCACGCGAGATCGCAGGCCACGCGCGAAGCCCCCACTTCACCACCCAGGAGGCGCGCCAGCTCCGCCAGCGGCGCGAAGTCCCCTTTGACGCCCCGGCCGCCGGCGACGATGACCCTGGCCCGCGTGATGTCCACCCCCTCGTAACGGACGCGCTCGAGGATCTCGGTCCTGATGTCGGCCGGCGACAGCTCCACGGGCACTCTCTCGATCGCCCCTGCCCGGGTCGGATCCGGGGTGGGAGGCGGAAAGATCCCCGGCCTGACCGTCGCCATCTGCGGTCGGTGAATCGCGCACTTGATCGACGCCATGACTCCCCCGCCGAACCCGGTCACGTCTCCCAGGAGGAGCCCGGTCCCCGCTTCCAGGGCAAGCCCGGTGCAATCTGCCGTGAGACCGGTCCTCAGACGGACGGCGAGCCGGCCGGCCAGGTCGCGCCCGTTGGGCGT
This window encodes:
- a CDS encoding electron transfer flavoprotein subunit alpha/FixB family protein, with product MIPPAYGPEAGSGLWVYLEQEGGGLESVAIELLGKGRELAVQKGTPLTGLLLGHDVAGAARRAIAHGADHVLLADDPLLASYTTDAYTNVVARIVLEGKPETLLLGATPNGRDLAGRLAVRLRTGLTADCTGLALEAGTGLLLGDVTGFGGGVMASIKCAIHRPQMATVRPGIFPPPTPDPTRAGAIERVPVELSPADIRTEILERVRYEGVDITRARVIVAGGRGVKGDFAPLAELARLLGGEVGASRVACDLAWIGRDRQIGQTGFVTRPKLAIVCGVSGATQFTVGIKGAECIVAINSDRDAPIFEEADLCVVDDLFPVVETVIAELRRERGL
- a CDS encoding phenylacetate--CoA ligase; its protein translation is MAQRPEMERMSRAGLERLQLERLRSLAHRVYERVAFYRERLEAAGVKPESIRSLEDVRRLPFTQKADLRDHYPFGLLAVPLREVVRVHASSGTTGKPTVVAYSRGDLEVWTEVMARTLASGEVGPGDVVHNAYGYGLFTGGLGFHYGAERLGAAVVPLSGGFTERQLVALRDFGATVLCCTPSYSLHLGEALAEAGIARGALRLRVGFFGAEPWSDAMREQIEARLGLTALNCYGLSEVIGPGVAVECLEQSGMHVQEDHFLVEVIDPATLAPLPPGTPGELVFTTLTKEALPLLRYRTGDLSMLLAEPCRCGRTSRRIGRITGRTDDMLIIRGVNVFPSQVEHVLLATPGAEPHYLLVVRRERALDRLEVQVEAAAEVSGAGAEAMEALAARLRRRLHEALGVTVEVTVLPPRTLERSVGKAQRVRDLRQPV
- a CDS encoding NAD(P)/FAD-dependent oxidoreductase, whose protein sequence is MAVRDYDAIIVGASFAGLAVARRLRGEVLLLDRNEVGTVQTSACGTPLWIPRAFGVEESILAVHDRLVVRSPTRTVVYDISAVPFCTFDYEKFCRGLLDQCRARFLRVGVTGVRNEAVVTMEGSFRAPVVVDCSGWRRVLINGGSVASPTNGFSFGLETRTGFSEDGLVLWLDDRVIPHGLGWIFPVGRGSLIGLGSYAGNTKLRPRLDRFLATMAEAPTTYHGTYFPNRMLRPTSGRIFAVGDAAGQCLPLTAEGIRPALYFGEQCARIVQRIIDGALTVVDGLAHYRRLVGRYRWAYLQLGLGQLLASGLPSRWFGGVAALANRSPLREYWWPRYGNFGRSRDGQVMPATSTAVVR
- the aroF gene encoding 3-deoxy-7-phosphoheptulonate synthase; translation: MVIVLKPRATEEDIENVSRRIQEMGYRPHVSRGEARTIIGAVGDDRGKERLQALESLECVESVVRILQPFKLASREIHPDDTQIEVDGVVIGGRRVVVMAGPCSVESRDQLLAVAREAKAAGASILRGGAFKPRTSPYTFQGLEEEGLKLLAEARKLTGLPVVTEVMEPDKVEVVAEHSDIVQVGARNVQNFSLLKRVAECGKPVLLKRGMATTIQEWLLSAEYILSGGNPRVILCERGIRTFETSTRYTLDLNAVPVVKKLSHLPVLVDPSHGTGHWQYVVPMARAGLAAGADGLIIEVHNKPEEALSDGPQSLKPDRFARLMEELRPLVRALGREL
- a CDS encoding DUF4149 domain-containing protein, whose translation is MELAARWLHVLGAVTWLGGMLFIALVLVPVARGVQDPRLRADLISQSGRRFRTVGWIALAVLVVTGIANLYFHPWMLRAPAFHVKAALVLLALGLSVLHDFVLGPRAIRLPADVAGPPRRASWIARLNLLIVLLIVLLGLALRG
- a CDS encoding TVP38/TMEM64 family protein, producing MNQKLRWVIGLGLLALLLVVTVWRMTPDSPTYLFLLRLYRDPVYLRETLQSAGWLAPAVFIAIQALQVVLSPIPGEATGILGGYLFGLALGFVYSTVGLTVGTMAAFWIGRWVGASFLRRFVTDHLWGRLGFIVEAEGAILAFIIYLIPGFPKDIVSYLFGISPMPVWVFVVVSTLGRMPGTWVLSAQGAKTAAGQYVHLALLTALAAAVAIPLYYYRHQIVGWFRRHSETGNRA
- a CDS encoding electron transfer flavoprotein subunit beta/FixA family protein, with the protein product MRPLDIIVCVKVVPKPEEVSVNPETRTIDRARARSELNPPDMNAIELALALRERYGGTVSLLSMGPPLAGPCLQIGLAMGADRAFLLSDRAFGGADTLATTYALAKAIERIGVWDLVLCGEESSDGATGQVPQGIAEWLGVAQITYATELSVREDGRLVGEREIRGGREVVAAPLPAVVSVKLGINEPRFMDMDYRRSAQAVTTWTAGDLGLDGEWLGFKGSPTVVADVWQAKGPARRREFLEGSPVEAARLLLERIRPLLGGMSAPSAR
- a CDS encoding TonB family protein, with product MTPPLVGGDSARRLAVGAACSLVLHLSLVALALSARSWLPLVVRKGEPVIVELAPVEPEEPAPRGMPARPAGPAVAAKPKAATPRPAPKAEAPRPAAPKPPPPAPEPVRAPEPTVVAKAEPLPAPEPAVVAKAEAPLAPEPVRPPSPAPKEPEAQRLPEPEARPAAPASAAPAEPEGPRVAPGGSKTDLSALPPRPGSGGVGGIRRGRGGLEGEPIPLDTADLRYTDYFEKVRRQIKSKWIYPREAGERGIGGQLVIDFAIAKSGDLEAVELRRSSGVQVLDLYALNAIKLAQPFPPVPDSVSKGVLPIKGIFTYQIVDAGLLNQYLR